A genomic stretch from Dama dama isolate Ldn47 chromosome 10, ASM3311817v1, whole genome shotgun sequence includes:
- the TSC22D4 gene encoding TSC22 domain family protein 4, producing the protein MSGGKKKSSFQITSVTLDYEGPGSPGGSDAPALPAPAGPLAPTGPSAPAPAGLPAPAPTGPPPRLPNGEPNPEPGGKSTPRNGSPPPGAPASRFRVVKLPQGLGEPYRRGRWTCVDVYERDLEPPSFGRLLEGIRGASGGNGGRSLDSRLELASLGLGTPTPQPGLSQVPTSWLRPPPTSPGPQARSFTGGLGQLAVPGKAKVETPPLSASPPQQRPPEPGTGDSAGPSGAATPLPTLRVEAEAGGSTAAAGAGTPPLSRVKDGALRLRMELVAPEEMGQVPPVDSRPSSPALYFFPDASLVHKSPDPFGTAAAQSLSFARSMLAISGHLDSDDDSGSGSLVGIDNKIEQAMDLVKSHLMFAVREEVEVLKEQIRDLAERNAALEQENGLLRALASPEQLAQLPSSGVPRLGPPAPNGPSV; encoded by the exons ATGAGTGGGGGCAAGAAGAAGAGTAGTTTCCAAATCACCAGCGTCACCTTGGACTACGAGGGCCCAGGGAGCCCCGGGGGTTCAGATGCCCCTGCCCTGCCGGCCCCCGCTGGGCCACTGGCCCCTACCGGGCCATCAGCCCCCGCCCCCGCTGGGCTACCAGCCCCGGCCCCCACCGGGCCCCCACCCCGCCTGCCCAATGGGGAGCCCAACCCCGAGCCAGGGGGCAAGAGCACCCCCCGGAATGGCTCCCCGCCGCCTGGGGCCCCCGCCTCTCGTTTCCGGGTGGTGAAGCTGCCCCAAGGCCTGGGAGAGCCTTATCGCCGAGGCCGTTGGACGTGTGTGGATGTTTACGAGAGAGACCTGGAGCCCCCTAGCTTCGGCCGGCTCCTGGAGGGTATTCGAGGGGCCTCAGGGGGCAATGGGGGCAGATCTTTGGATTCCAGGTTGGAGCTGGCCAGCTTGGGCCTGGGCACCCCTACCCCACAGCCAGGCCTGTCTCAGGTCCCCACCTCCTGGCTccgcccgccccccacctcccctggaCCTCAGGCCCGCTCCTTCACGGGGGGACTGGGCCAGCTGGCAGTGCCCGGCAAGGCCAAGGTGGAAACACCTCCGCTGTcggcctccccaccccagcagcGCCCCCCAGAGCCTGGGACCGGGGATAGCGCGGGCCCTTCCGGGGCTGCCACGCCCCTGCCCACCTTGAGGGTAGAAGCCGAGGCAGGAGGCTCCACGGCGGCAGCAGGAGCGGGGACCCCTCCACTGTCCCGTGTGAAGGATGGAGCCCTGCGGCTGAGGATGGAGTTGGTTGCTCCAGAGGAGATGGGACAG GTGCCCCCGGTCGACTCTCGCCCCAGCTCCCCAGCCCTCTACTTCTTCCCCGATGCCAGTCTGGTTCACAAGTCTCCAGACCCCTTTGGAACAGCGGCTGCCCAGAGCCTCAGCTTCGCCCGATCCATGCTGGCCATCAGTGGCCACCTGGACAGCGATGATGATAG TGGCTCCGGAAGCCTGGTTGGCATTGACAACAAGATCGAACAAGCCATG GACTTGGTGAAGTCCCACCTCATGTTTGCGGTCCgggaggaggtggaggtgctGAAGGAGCAGATCCGGGACCTGGCGGAGCGGAACGCCGCGCTGGAGCAGGAGAACGGACTGCTGCGTGCCCTGGCCAGCCCCGAGCAGCTGGCCCAGCTGCCTTCCTCGGGGGTCCCCCGGCTTGGACCCCCAGCGCCCAACGGGCCCTCAGTCTGA
- the SPACDR gene encoding sperm acrosome developmental regulator isoform X1, producing MTSYMGNAQGAPGVHVFFWKHKSKSVIMDHTDSKKNELKAEKAFKVSETFKLVEPPKEAKISKMDVSHKVADPCLLAKTTMDGAAVEAGRHRRSLLQLPQAAIKSVSMLMASALQSGWHMCSWKSSVSSTSVASQMKTGSPLESREAAMLREVYLVLWAIRKQLRQLARRQERRRRRHLRAHMGPQPDPAQGLKQDARSPL from the exons ATGACATCATACATGGGAAATGCCCAAGGAGCACCAGGTGTTCAT GTTTTCTTCTGGAAACACAAATCTAAGTCAGTCATCATGGATCATACTGACTCCAAGAAAAATGAGTTGAAGGCAGAGAAGGCTTTCAAGGTGTCTGAGACTTTCAAGTTGGTTGAGCCCCCCAAGGAGGCTAAGATCTCCAAGATGGATGTGTCCCACAAGGTGGCTGACCCCTGCCTGTTAGCCAAGACCACTATGGATGGGGCTGCGGTGGAGGCGGGTCGCCATCGGAGATCACTGTTGCAGCTGCCCCAGGCGGCCATCAAGTCCGTCTCCATGCTCATGGCCTCCGCCCTGCAGTCTGGCTGGCACATGTGCAGCTGGAAG TCATCTGTGAGTTCTACCTCAGTTGCCTCCCAAATGAAGACCGGGTCCCCCCTGGAGTCTCGAGAGGCTGCGATGCTGCGGGAAGTGTACCTGGTGCTCTGGGCCATCCGGAAACAGCTGCGGCAGCTGGCCCGCCGGCAGGAGAGACGGCGCCGGCGCCACCTCCGGGCCCACATGGGCCCCCAGCCCGACCCAGCCCAGGGTCTGAAACAGGATGCCCGGAGTCCCCTCTAG
- the SPACDR gene encoding sperm acrosome developmental regulator isoform X2, which produces MAVVIRFFRWIWQKISRWVFFWKHKSKSVIMDHTDSKKNELKAEKAFKVSETFKLVEPPKEAKISKMDVSHKVADPCLLAKTTMDGAAVEAGRHRRSLLQLPQAAIKSVSMLMASALQSGWHMCSWKSSVSSTSVASQMKTGSPLESREAAMLREVYLVLWAIRKQLRQLARRQERRRRRHLRAHMGPQPDPAQGLKQDARSPL; this is translated from the exons ATGGCAGTGGTTATTAGGTTCTTCCGATGGATTTGGCAAAAGATTAGCCGCTGG GTTTTCTTCTGGAAACACAAATCTAAGTCAGTCATCATGGATCATACTGACTCCAAGAAAAATGAGTTGAAGGCAGAGAAGGCTTTCAAGGTGTCTGAGACTTTCAAGTTGGTTGAGCCCCCCAAGGAGGCTAAGATCTCCAAGATGGATGTGTCCCACAAGGTGGCTGACCCCTGCCTGTTAGCCAAGACCACTATGGATGGGGCTGCGGTGGAGGCGGGTCGCCATCGGAGATCACTGTTGCAGCTGCCCCAGGCGGCCATCAAGTCCGTCTCCATGCTCATGGCCTCCGCCCTGCAGTCTGGCTGGCACATGTGCAGCTGGAAG TCATCTGTGAGTTCTACCTCAGTTGCCTCCCAAATGAAGACCGGGTCCCCCCTGGAGTCTCGAGAGGCTGCGATGCTGCGGGAAGTGTACCTGGTGCTCTGGGCCATCCGGAAACAGCTGCGGCAGCTGGCCCGCCGGCAGGAGAGACGGCGCCGGCGCCACCTCCGGGCCCACATGGGCCCCCAGCCCGACCCAGCCCAGGGTCTGAAACAGGATGCCCGGAGTCCCCTCTAG